A stretch of Aedes aegypti strain LVP_AGWG chromosome 2, AaegL5.0 Primary Assembly, whole genome shotgun sequence DNA encodes these proteins:
- the LOC5565793 gene encoding cuticle protein 19, protein MFKLIALVACLAVVVSAYEDYHSHPKYKFEYGVKDPHTHDHKSAWEHRDGDHVHGQYTLDEADGTHRIVDYTSDHKTGFQPHVQRKGHAHHPHGESYANIHQHY, encoded by the exons ATGTTCAAG CTCATTGCCCTAGTTGCCTGCTTGGCCGTCGTGGTGTCGGCTTACGAAGATTACCACAGCCATCCGAAGTACAAGTTTGAGTATGGCGTTAAGGACCCACATACTCACGATCATAAGAGCGCCTGGGAGCACCGAGATGGAGATCACGTACATGGACAGTACACTCTAGACGAAGCCGACGGAACGCACCGAATTGTTGATTACACCTCGGATCATAAAACTGGTTTCCAGCCCCATGTGCAACGCAAGGGACACGCCCACCATCCACATGGCGAGAGTTACGCCAACATCCATCAGCACTACTAG
- the LOC5565794 gene encoding cuticle protein 19, whose product MFKLIALVVCFAVVASAFEDYHSYPKYKYEYGVKDGHTHDHKSQWEHRDGDHVKGQYTLDEADGTHRIVDYSSDHKTGFQPHVQRVGHAHHPHGESYANIDQHY is encoded by the exons ATGTTCAAG CTCATCGCTTTGGTTGTCTGCTTTGCCGTGGTCGCTTCGGCCTTTGAGGACTATCACAGCTATCCCAAGTACAAGTACGAATATGGAGTCAAGGATGGACACACCCATGACCACAAGAGCCAATGGGAGCACCGCGATGGAGATCACGTTAAGGGACAATACACTCTGGATGAAGCCGATGGAACCCACCGTATCGTTGACTATAGCTCGGATCACAAGACTGGATTCCAGCCTCATGTTCAACGTGTGGGCCATGCTCATCATCCACATGGTGAGAGCTACGCCAATATCGATCAGCACTACTAG